A single genomic interval of Syntrophorhabdaceae bacterium harbors:
- a CDS encoding DUF1887 family CARF protein produces MNRTHVCLVSDQPVPNLTTVLQFRPDLVILLVTTDKKAEGTRLKSVIEARGIPVEERSVEPYDLNSVLEASEDIIKKFRDHELSLNITGGTKIGTVGTFQSFYTAGRPIYYVDTRDSTILQISPQESRVPIDVSIPVVDYLRVYGFNVENYLKDDGPVFRRKDITGLLLDLAIGEPKLLGALNYSLQKLENMQYPLDAMLPDSPCIAVIAELLADRGFAKVKGRGYITLPSEEITVYLKGGWLEEYVYTTAKALNRGEVRMNVEGKWEGRVKHLPKNEFDILISYSNQLFLLSCKTSDPNRNADGAGETIAKEYIYELISLGDRALGLFGKKALVSARVLNPYVRDRASVLKIPVIEGKNIITLKSVLKSWMT; encoded by the coding sequence ATGAACCGCACCCACGTATGCCTTGTTTCAGACCAGCCGGTACCAAACCTCACCACGGTCCTGCAGTTCAGGCCCGATCTGGTGATCCTACTAGTCACGACCGACAAGAAGGCTGAGGGCACGAGGCTGAAATCGGTCATAGAGGCGAGGGGGATTCCCGTCGAGGAGCGTTCCGTCGAGCCGTACGATCTGAACAGCGTTCTGGAAGCATCCGAGGACATAATCAAGAAATTCAGGGATCACGAACTCTCCCTCAATATCACCGGCGGCACGAAAATCGGCACCGTCGGAACATTCCAGTCATTCTACACGGCCGGCAGGCCGATCTATTACGTCGATACCCGCGACAGCACAATACTACAGATCTCTCCGCAGGAATCTCGCGTACCCATCGATGTGTCGATACCGGTTGTCGATTACCTCAGGGTCTACGGTTTCAATGTCGAGAATTACCTGAAGGATGACGGGCCAGTCTTCCGCAGGAAAGACATTACCGGACTGCTGCTGGACCTCGCCATCGGGGAGCCAAAGCTGCTTGGTGCCCTGAACTATTCGTTGCAGAAACTGGAGAACATGCAATATCCGCTTGATGCAATGCTTCCCGACAGCCCGTGTATCGCCGTAATTGCCGAGCTCCTCGCCGATAGGGGATTTGCTAAAGTAAAAGGCAGGGGGTATATCACCTTACCATCTGAAGAGATAACGGTCTATCTCAAGGGCGGCTGGCTGGAGGAATATGTGTACACCACTGCAAAGGCCCTGAACAGGGGGGAAGTAAGGATGAATGTTGAAGGCAAATGGGAGGGCAGGGTGAAACACCTGCCGAAAAATGAGTTCGACATCCTCATCTCGTACAGCAACCAGTTGTTCCTCCTGTCATGCAAGACGTCGGATCCTAACAGAAATGCGGACGGTGCCGGAGAAACGATCGCCAAGGAATATATTTACGAACTGATCTCTCTGGGGGACAGGGCCCTCGGTCTGTTCGGAAAGAAGGCACTCGTATCGGCCCGCGTGCTGAACCCATACGTGAGGGACAGGGCCAGCGTGCTCAAGATACCAGTTATAGAAGGAAAAAACATCATCACACTCAAAAGCGTTCTGAAGAGCTGGATGACCTGA
- a CDS encoding CRISPR-associated protein Csx3 — MIKTIDVRSLYTTRAKVKELQNYIRKTLSLAGEGKDIILTGQAPIWLYLSIAHALHGRARKLVYRSPVTGDMVIFDHSPD, encoded by the coding sequence ATGATTAAAACAATCGATGTCAGATCCCTCTATACTACACGGGCAAAAGTGAAAGAACTACAAAACTACATCCGCAAAACTCTCTCCCTTGCGGGAGAGGGTAAAGACATAATACTGACCGGTCAGGCACCGATATGGCTCTACCTCAGTATTGCCCATGCGCTCCACGGCAGGGCAAGGAAGCTGGTTTACCGTTCGCCGGTAACGGGGGATATGGTGATCTTCGACCATTCGCCCGATTAA
- the cas2 gene encoding CRISPR-associated endonuclease Cas2: MNRTLYLIAYDVCEGRRLGKVRHFLKGYSTGGQKSVYECFLTDGELNIIANSLRKIIDEEEDRVHIFTMDGRSKTHTLGVGVQPHDPAYFYIG, encoded by the coding sequence ATGAACAGGACCCTTTACCTCATCGCCTATGACGTCTGCGAGGGCAGACGGCTCGGCAAAGTGCGCCATTTCCTGAAGGGATACAGCACCGGGGGGCAGAAATCTGTCTATGAATGTTTCCTGACGGATGGAGAACTGAATATTATTGCTAATAGCCTGAGAAAAATCATTGACGAAGAGGAGGACAGGGTACACATCTTCACCATGGACGGGCGAAGTAAAACACATACCCTTGGCGTAGGAGTTCAACCACATGATCCGGCATATTTCTACATCGGCTAA
- the cas1 gene encoding CRISPR-associated endonuclease Cas1, producing the protein MGTVYIDRKGIHIKLDGSALAFYANGEREGMVPLNPLKRIVIIGNSVIESSVFRKLSDDGISLLFLSGRMMRFCGMFHGRLHNNGLLRVKQYEKSLGLFVIEFSREIVRRKVQAQSGLLHDALDRRPDLRFPLTTGLGTIEKIERSLNNVVVNSELCEGVLGILRGLEGSAASAYFSAYTALFPESLGFTKRTRRPPEDPVNALLSLCYTLIHYEMVREIEVIGLDPTIGFYHQFEYGRESLACDLVEIYRPEVDRFVWALCRDRDFTDRDFSYDSERPGCYLKKGARARFYPFYEEWAKTMRPVFVEEVRVLARRVTDGQNALFE; encoded by the coding sequence ATGGGCACAGTATATATCGACAGAAAAGGGATCCATATAAAGCTCGACGGAAGTGCTCTTGCCTTCTACGCGAATGGCGAGCGCGAGGGTATGGTGCCGCTTAATCCACTAAAAAGGATCGTCATCATAGGAAATTCCGTTATCGAGTCTTCGGTATTCAGGAAACTTTCTGACGATGGGATTAGTCTGCTTTTTCTCTCTGGCAGAATGATGCGGTTTTGCGGCATGTTTCACGGGAGGCTCCACAATAACGGCCTTCTCCGGGTAAAACAATATGAAAAATCCCTGGGTCTTTTTGTCATCGAATTTTCAAGGGAGATTGTCAGAAGAAAGGTCCAGGCGCAATCAGGTCTTTTACATGATGCCCTTGATAGGCGTCCTGATCTCCGGTTCCCCCTGACAACAGGGCTCGGTACCATCGAGAAGATAGAACGTTCTCTCAATAATGTTGTCGTCAACTCCGAGCTCTGTGAAGGCGTACTGGGTATCCTGAGAGGACTGGAAGGCAGTGCGGCTTCAGCATATTTCTCAGCATACACAGCACTTTTTCCGGAGTCTCTCGGGTTCACAAAAAGAACAAGGAGACCGCCGGAGGATCCCGTCAATGCCCTGCTGTCACTTTGCTATACCCTGATCCATTACGAGATGGTGCGAGAGATAGAAGTTATCGGGCTCGATCCGACAATAGGTTTTTATCACCAGTTTGAATACGGGAGAGAATCTCTTGCCTGTGATCTCGTTGAAATATACAGGCCGGAAGTAGACAGGTTTGTATGGGCGCTCTGCAGAGACCGTGATTTTACAGACCGTGATTTTTCCTATGACAGCGAGCGGCCGGGATGCTATTTAAAAAAAGGTGCAAGGGCACGGTTCTATCCTTTCTATGAAGAATGGGCAAAGACGATGAGACCTGTTTTTGTGGAAGAAGTTCGTGTCCTTGCGCGAAGGGTAACAGATGGACAAAACGCTTTATTTGAGTGA
- a CDS encoding CRISPR-associated endonuclease Cas1 has protein sequence MDKTLYLSEKKQVDITRDGPSIWVREDGKAGRRIPARIVDKVIVFGNVKIATEIITLFADHNVPMVFINKKRGETAVSMPHNNHLDNHYDEQKVILKTEENIGVYSAWMNNQRKEIQLDVMKRLSINVASCFRDSGFSEQDYQGFVMRTAWIHEKKWKAVDNIINGLSLGMVLRKLIEAKLDPHLGVLHRRQNYGLAMDIRYIIDAEFDMQTIQFFKDNPDGKYFIRNVDGWLVTREGMLDVAKRYENRKQAIQELTGQIIDSLFVLIRRLRS, from the coding sequence ATGGACAAAACGCTTTATTTGAGTGAAAAGAAACAGGTTGACATTACCCGTGACGGCCCTTCCATATGGGTAAGGGAAGATGGGAAGGCGGGCAGGCGTATACCCGCACGTATCGTCGATAAAGTCATTGTATTCGGAAATGTGAAGATTGCCACGGAAATCATTACCCTCTTCGCTGACCACAATGTTCCCATGGTATTCATAAACAAAAAGAGGGGCGAGACTGCTGTTTCTATGCCCCACAATAACCATCTCGATAACCATTATGACGAACAGAAGGTTATCCTCAAAACAGAGGAGAATATAGGGGTTTATTCGGCCTGGATGAACAATCAAAGGAAAGAGATTCAATTGGATGTCATGAAGAGGCTTTCCATAAATGTGGCTTCCTGTTTCAGGGATAGTGGTTTCTCCGAACAGGATTATCAGGGCTTCGTTATGCGAACCGCATGGATTCACGAAAAAAAGTGGAAGGCCGTCGACAATATAATCAATGGCCTCTCTTTAGGAATGGTACTGAGAAAGCTCATAGAGGCTAAACTCGATCCGCACTTAGGGGTTCTTCACCGGAGACAAAATTACGGGCTTGCCATGGATATCCGTTACATCATTGATGCTGAATTCGACATGCAGACAATACAGTTTTTTAAAGATAATCCGGACGGAAAATATTTTATTCGCAACGTTGATGGCTGGCTTGTTACACGAGAGGGTATGTTGGACGTAGCGAAGCGGTACGAAAACCGGAAACAGGCGATACAGGAGCTGACCGGGCAAATCATTGACAGCCTCTTTGTACTTATACGAAGGTTACGTTCATGA
- the cas2 gene encoding CRISPR-associated endonuclease Cas2 → MTANYLVCYDICEERRLAKVYRYLKQRGLHIQYSVFHCRLTWQELIELKKDINEIIDEKEDDVRIYPMPQDMEVTVMGCGDRIPEGIVLSL, encoded by the coding sequence ATGACGGCAAATTATCTTGTCTGTTACGATATCTGTGAAGAAAGACGGCTTGCAAAGGTCTACCGGTACTTGAAACAGCGGGGGCTGCATATCCAGTACTCTGTATTTCATTGTAGATTAACCTGGCAGGAACTCATAGAATTAAAAAAGGATATCAATGAAATCATTGACGAAAAAGAAGATGATGTGAGAATATATCCTATGCCTCAAGATATGGAAGTGACAGTCATGGGTTGCGGTGATAGAATACCGGAAGGAATAGTTCTAAGTTTGTAG
- the cas6 gene encoding CRISPR system precrRNA processing endoribonuclease RAMP protein Cas6, producing MNLTYQRYTFTIKAQDTINLPYYKGSTFRGGFGNAFRSVVCTLRKKECKDCMLCESCIYAYIFETSPVKNTEIMGMDKYKKILHPFIIEPPDETRHTYNQGERISFGLVLIGKAIDYLPYFIFTFDELGKRGLGRGRGKYQLIDVGSEGKNIYSIEDKTIKANEPKTLDIPETYVFGDTPVISITLRLITPVRISYQRNLVTDLQFHVLIRSLLRRINLLHYFHCEKSVLQWDHKKMIHEAEKVGIQGNALRWWDWERYSSRQDIKMKMGGVVGEISYSGHIEPFLPILKAGEVLHIGKGTSFGLGKYRIVHGS from the coding sequence ATGAACTTAACTTATCAAAGATACACGTTTACCATCAAAGCCCAGGATACAATCAACCTGCCCTATTACAAAGGGTCTACCTTTCGTGGGGGCTTCGGAAACGCCTTCAGAAGTGTGGTATGCACATTAAGAAAAAAAGAGTGCAAGGATTGCATGCTCTGTGAGAGCTGCATATACGCATATATCTTCGAAACATCACCGGTCAAAAACACAGAGATCATGGGTATGGACAAGTACAAGAAGATACTGCACCCGTTTATTATCGAACCGCCGGACGAAACAAGACATACATATAACCAGGGGGAAAGGATTTCTTTCGGATTGGTACTTATTGGAAAGGCAATAGATTATCTCCCATATTTTATTTTTACCTTTGACGAACTGGGGAAAAGAGGGCTGGGTCGTGGCAGGGGAAAATATCAACTCATCGATGTCGGGAGCGAAGGGAAAAACATATATTCTATAGAAGATAAGACTATCAAGGCGAATGAACCAAAGACACTCGATATCCCGGAGACCTATGTGTTTGGGGACACCCCGGTCATATCAATAACATTGAGGCTCATCACTCCGGTAAGAATATCATATCAGAGAAATCTTGTGACAGACCTTCAATTCCATGTCCTGATACGCAGCCTCCTCAGGAGAATCAACCTTCTCCATTATTTTCATTGTGAAAAGTCAGTACTGCAGTGGGATCACAAAAAAATGATCCACGAAGCAGAAAAGGTGGGGATACAAGGCAATGCCTTGAGATGGTGGGACTGGGAACGGTATTCTTCGAGGCAGGATATAAAAATGAAAATGGGAGGGGTGGTCGGAGAGATCTCATATTCAGGCCATATAGAACCATTTCTGCCCATCCTTAAAGCCGGCGAAGTACTGCATATTGGCAAGGGCACAAGCTTTGGATTGGGAAAATACAGAATAGTTCATGGCTCGTAG
- a CDS encoding type II toxin-antitoxin system VapC family toxin: MKSILVDTNILINFLRGKAKARDFLLSLAEDSTVYCSVITVAEIFAGIREHERQQTVDLLDSINIVTVTREIAEKAGMYKSRTRSQGLELDDCFIAATAYILQATLATGNAKHYPMDDIDKIRVVTE, encoded by the coding sequence ATGAAATCCATCCTTGTCGATACCAATATTCTGATTAATTTCCTTCGGGGAAAGGCAAAGGCGCGGGACTTCCTGTTATCGCTTGCTGAAGATTCCACTGTATATTGCTCTGTAATCACAGTTGCAGAAATCTTTGCCGGTATCAGGGAACATGAGCGGCAACAAACCGTCGATCTGCTGGATAGTATAAATATCGTCACCGTTACCCGCGAGATCGCCGAGAAGGCCGGAATGTACAAGTCACGTACCAGGAGCCAGGGTCTTGAACTCGATGACTGTTTCATAGCGGCTACTGCATATATTTTGCAGGCAACCCTTGCAACCGGCAACGCGAAGCATTATCCAATGGACGACATCGACAAGATTCGCGTTGTCACTGAATAA
- the ileS gene encoding isoleucine--tRNA ligase: MDYKDTLHLPKTPFPMKGNLPIKEKEMLTFWNDIGLYRKLIEARKDAPSFILHDGPPYANGNIHLGTALNKILKDIIVKSKLMSGRRADYIPGWDCHGLPIEHQIEKEFKAKKIVMSKLETRHACRKYAEGFIDIQRAEFKRLGVIGDWEHPYITMDHGYQATIVGEIQKFFERDEIYRKKKPVYWCISCMTALAEAEIEYENKRSNSIYVKFPFTQKRDGIFDGYPDKPIFMLIWTTTPWTLPANLAIAIHPDFTYAAVDAGGEIYIVLKDLVEDITKKAGIGDYRIIEEIKPEKLKGITFKHPFIDRQSLIVYADYVANDTGTGAVHTAPGHGEEDYETGIEYGLDVYSPVNEKGQFIEEVDFFRGMNVFESNPEVIKKLEELGLLLHKEEIEHSYPHCWRCKKPVIFRATEQWFISLDRHNLRQKALDEIDRVKWIPSWGRDRIYNMLQVRPDWCISRQRTWGIPITIFYCERCREPYWSKETFENVIRAVRENGADIWFEKDATFFLPEGARCSHCGNGSFVKEEDILDVWFDSGVSWAAVCKKRKELKFPVDLYLEGSDQHRGWFHSSLLTAVGNEDRAPYNAVLTHGFVVDGSGRKMSKSLGNIIAPHEIIEKFGAEILRLWVTYEDYRDDIKISKDIISRLVETYRRIRNTLRFLHANINGDFHPERDSVPYEKLSYLDRWLLSRLQRLIERVTDAYNNYTFHVIYHSIHNFCTVDLSALYLDIVKDRIYVDKLDGVKRRASQTVIYEALITLLKLIAPILSSTADEMWSYLKDFVKEESVLLTTFPSPRKEWIDAEIEEEWDSIWNVREIANKKIEEKRAAKVIGHSLDTKIIVRVPEREYNLLVKLGDELKDVFIVSQIELQVGNEPDVTVTKADGAKCERCWQYATDIRTTGRFPNVCKRCEDTLSS; encoded by the coding sequence ATGGACTACAAAGACACGCTACACCTACCGAAGACGCCTTTTCCCATGAAAGGGAATTTACCCATAAAGGAAAAGGAGATGCTCACATTCTGGAATGACATAGGACTCTACCGGAAACTCATCGAGGCGCGCAAGGACGCCCCTTCGTTTATCCTCCACGACGGTCCTCCCTACGCGAACGGCAACATCCACCTCGGCACAGCGCTCAACAAGATACTGAAAGACATCATCGTCAAATCGAAGCTCATGTCAGGCCGCAGGGCCGATTACATCCCCGGCTGGGACTGTCACGGGCTGCCTATCGAGCACCAGATCGAAAAGGAGTTCAAGGCAAAAAAGATCGTCATGTCCAAGCTGGAGACCCGCCATGCATGCAGGAAATACGCGGAAGGGTTCATCGACATCCAGCGCGCTGAATTCAAAAGGCTCGGCGTCATCGGCGACTGGGAACATCCCTACATCACTATGGATCACGGGTACCAGGCAACGATCGTCGGGGAGATACAGAAATTCTTCGAAAGGGATGAGATCTACCGGAAAAAGAAACCTGTCTACTGGTGTATAAGCTGCATGACGGCCCTTGCCGAGGCGGAGATCGAATACGAAAACAAAAGATCGAACTCCATCTACGTCAAATTTCCCTTTACCCAAAAAAGGGACGGCATCTTTGACGGTTACCCCGACAAGCCCATCTTCATGCTCATCTGGACCACAACGCCCTGGACGCTCCCGGCAAACCTCGCCATTGCCATCCACCCCGATTTTACTTACGCGGCTGTCGATGCGGGAGGTGAGATATACATCGTCCTTAAGGACCTCGTGGAAGACATCACAAAGAAGGCAGGCATTGGCGATTACAGGATAATCGAAGAGATAAAACCTGAAAAACTGAAAGGGATCACCTTCAAACACCCCTTCATCGACAGGCAGTCCCTTATCGTCTATGCCGATTACGTCGCAAACGATACCGGCACCGGCGCGGTCCATACGGCGCCGGGACACGGCGAAGAGGACTACGAGACAGGCATCGAATACGGGCTCGACGTATACTCCCCGGTCAATGAAAAGGGTCAGTTCATCGAGGAGGTTGACTTCTTCAGAGGCATGAACGTCTTCGAAAGCAACCCCGAGGTCATCAAGAAACTCGAAGAGCTCGGGCTTCTTCTTCACAAAGAGGAGATCGAGCACTCCTACCCGCATTGCTGGCGCTGCAAGAAACCGGTCATCTTCAGGGCAACGGAGCAGTGGTTCATATCCCTCGACAGGCACAACCTGAGACAGAAGGCCCTCGACGAGATAGACCGGGTGAAGTGGATACCTTCGTGGGGACGGGACAGGATCTACAATATGCTCCAGGTGCGCCCTGACTGGTGCATCTCCCGGCAGAGAACCTGGGGGATCCCGATCACGATCTTCTACTGCGAACGATGCAGGGAACCTTACTGGAGCAAAGAGACATTTGAAAACGTCATCAGGGCCGTGAGGGAAAACGGCGCCGATATCTGGTTTGAAAAGGATGCCACCTTCTTCCTTCCGGAAGGGGCCAGGTGCAGCCATTGCGGCAATGGTTCCTTCGTCAAGGAAGAGGATATCCTCGATGTCTGGTTCGACTCGGGCGTGAGCTGGGCGGCAGTCTGCAAAAAGCGGAAAGAACTGAAGTTCCCGGTGGATCTCTATCTCGAAGGAAGCGACCAGCACAGGGGGTGGTTCCACAGCTCGCTCCTCACCGCGGTGGGAAACGAAGACCGCGCACCCTATAATGCCGTCCTGACGCACGGTTTCGTTGTCGACGGCTCCGGCAGGAAGATGTCCAAATCCCTGGGCAACATCATCGCGCCTCATGAGATCATCGAAAAGTTCGGCGCGGAGATCCTGCGGCTCTGGGTCACCTACGAAGACTACAGGGACGATATCAAGATATCGAAGGACATCATCAGCAGGCTCGTGGAAACATACCGGAGGATCAGGAATACCCTGCGCTTCCTCCACGCCAACATCAACGGGGATTTCCACCCTGAACGCGACAGTGTTCCCTACGAGAAGCTCTCCTATCTCGACAGATGGCTCTTATCGAGGCTCCAGCGGCTCATTGAGCGGGTGACGGATGCATACAACAACTACACGTTCCACGTCATATATCACAGCATCCACAATTTCTGCACCGTTGATCTGAGCGCCCTTTACTTAGATATTGTAAAAGACAGGATCTATGTGGACAAGCTGGATGGCGTGAAACGGCGGGCATCACAGACCGTCATCTACGAGGCGTTGATCACGCTTTTGAAGCTCATCGCTCCCATCTTATCCTCAACCGCGGATGAGATGTGGTCGTACCTGAAGGATTTCGTCAAGGAAGAGAGTGTCCTCCTTACAACCTTCCCGTCGCCCAGGAAAGAGTGGATCGATGCCGAAATCGAGGAAGAATGGGACAGCATCTGGAACGTGCGGGAGATAGCGAATAAAAAGATCGAGGAAAAAAGGGCTGCCAAGGTCATCGGCCATTCCCTCGACACGAAGATCATTGTCCGGGTCCCTGAGAGAGAATACAACCTCCTTGTAAAGCTCGGCGATGAGCTGAAAGATGTATTCATCGTCTCACAGATTGAATTACAGGTTGGAAATGAACCCGATGTGACGGTCACAAAGGCGGATGGCGCGAAATGTGAGCGGTGCTGGCAATACGCGACGGACATCCGTACAACAGGCAGATTCCCCAACGTGTGCAAGCGATGCGAAGATACCTTGTCTTCCTGA
- the lspA gene encoding signal peptidase II encodes MRRYLVFLIVPFVFVLDRWTKLLIMEHLNPGGSIHVNSFFSIVYVENYGGVFGLLSRYEFARTAFTYLPLLIITILIVVLIVSKMAFAKRLALTSILAGAVGNLYDRVLYGSVVDFLDFYFDTHHWPAFNVADISISFGICLWLFLELFHAKK; translated from the coding sequence ATGCGAAGATACCTTGTCTTCCTGATCGTACCCTTTGTTTTTGTCCTTGACAGGTGGACAAAGCTCCTCATTATGGAGCATCTGAACCCTGGAGGGTCCATTCATGTCAACTCCTTTTTTTCCATCGTCTATGTGGAGAACTACGGGGGGGTCTTCGGTCTTCTCTCGCGATACGAGTTTGCCAGGACCGCCTTTACCTATCTCCCTCTCCTCATCATCACCATCCTCATTGTCGTTCTTATCGTCTCCAAAATGGCCTTTGCAAAGCGGCTTGCCCTTACGTCGATCCTTGCCGGCGCCGTGGGCAATCTCTATGACAGGGTCCTGTACGGAAGCGTTGTCGATTTTCTCGACTTCTACTTTGATACCCACCACTGGCCCGCGTTTAACGTTGCCGATATATCGATCTCCTTCGGGATCTGCCTGTGGCTCTTTCTCGAACTGTTCCATGCAAAGAAATAG
- a CDS encoding glutamine synthetase III, translating to MVLTEVFGSRVFNDKVMKERLPRQAYKALKETIEKDIPLQPDVADVVANAMKDWAIEKGATHYTHWFQPLTGITAEKHDSFISPSPDGSVIMEFSGKQLIQGEPDASSFPSGGLRATFEARGYTAWDCTSPAFLKTDEAGNVTLTIPTAFYSYNGEALDKKTPLLRSMAALSKQAVRVLKALGNTTSTKVTSTVGPEQEYFLVDKKFYAERIDLMLAGRTIFGAPAPKGQELEDQYFGAIKDRVSDYMQDLNKELWKIGITSKTQHNEVAPAQYEMAPIFTTTNIATDHNQLVMETMQKVAFRHDLVCLLHEKPYAGINGSGKHNNWSLSSDDGTNLLEPGSTPGENLQFLLFVCALLKAVDTHADILRATCATAGNDHRLGANEAPPAIVSIFMGEELTEILDKISKGEKITAKGVQFVNVGVDTLPIIPKDNTDRNRTSPFAFTGNKFEFRMVGSAQSISGPNVALNTIAADVFDEIAGRLEKAKDKNAEAGAIIREIYKKHSRVIFNGNNYAEEWVKEAEKRGLPNVRNAVDALKAFITDKSLKLFEKHGVLSKKELHSRYDIYVEHYAKQINIEALIAIDMAKKQLLPAAIEYATFLADSISSFKTVSAPFPVQQDILKKLGSLLASSYKSLEKLETAVAKTQGITDTVKRAENYRDKVVTAMQALRTDIDALEMIVPSDMWPVPTYTELLFKL from the coding sequence ATGGTGCTTACAGAGGTTTTTGGTTCAAGGGTTTTTAATGACAAGGTCATGAAAGAGCGATTACCCAGGCAGGCCTATAAGGCCCTGAAAGAAACGATTGAAAAAGACATACCCCTGCAGCCCGATGTTGCCGACGTGGTCGCAAATGCCATGAAAGATTGGGCGATTGAGAAAGGCGCAACGCACTATACACACTGGTTCCAGCCTCTTACCGGTATAACTGCTGAAAAACATGACTCCTTTATATCTCCCTCTCCTGACGGCAGCGTGATAATGGAATTCTCCGGCAAACAATTGATACAAGGTGAACCGGATGCCTCGTCTTTTCCAAGCGGCGGCTTGCGCGCAACATTCGAAGCAAGAGGGTATACCGCCTGGGATTGCACCTCGCCTGCATTCCTGAAAACAGACGAGGCCGGCAACGTAACACTCACGATCCCTACGGCATTCTATTCATATAACGGTGAAGCCCTCGACAAAAAAACTCCCCTGCTCCGGTCTATGGCAGCTTTATCAAAACAGGCCGTCAGGGTCTTGAAGGCTCTCGGCAATACCACCTCCACGAAGGTGACCTCGACCGTAGGTCCCGAGCAGGAATATTTCTTAGTGGATAAAAAATTCTACGCAGAGCGGATAGACCTGATGCTGGCAGGACGGACGATCTTCGGCGCGCCGGCACCCAAAGGGCAGGAACTTGAAGACCAGTATTTCGGCGCCATAAAAGACAGGGTTTCCGATTACATGCAGGACCTCAACAAGGAACTGTGGAAGATCGGCATTACATCGAAGACACAGCATAATGAGGTGGCGCCGGCACAATACGAGATGGCCCCTATCTTTACAACCACAAATATCGCCACCGACCACAACCAGCTTGTTATGGAAACCATGCAGAAGGTCGCCTTCCGCCACGATTTGGTTTGTCTCCTCCATGAAAAACCCTATGCCGGGATCAACGGTTCAGGGAAGCACAATAACTGGTCACTCTCATCGGATGACGGTACCAACCTCCTGGAACCGGGCAGCACGCCAGGTGAGAACCTGCAGTTTTTATTATTTGTATGCGCGTTGCTCAAGGCCGTTGATACCCATGCCGATATCCTTCGGGCTACCTGCGCGACCGCCGGCAACGATCATCGTCTGGGCGCCAATGAGGCACCTCCGGCAATCGTCTCGATCTTTATGGGTGAGGAACTGACAGAGATCCTTGACAAGATCTCAAAGGGTGAAAAGATCACCGCTAAGGGCGTGCAATTTGTCAACGTCGGCGTCGATACGCTGCCCATAATCCCTAAAGACAACACGGACCGCAACAGGACGTCTCCCTTTGCATTCACCGGCAATAAGTTCGAATTCAGGATGGTCGGCTCGGCACAGTCGATTTCCGGACCAAATGTGGCATTAAACACCATAGCGGCCGATGTATTCGATGAAATAGCCGGCCGTTTAGAAAAGGCTAAGGATAAAAACGCCGAGGCGGGAGCGATCATCAGGGAGATCTATAAAAAACACAGCAGGGTAATCTTCAATGGAAATAATTACGCTGAGGAATGGGTAAAAGAGGCTGAAAAACGTGGCCTGCCGAATGTAAGGAATGCCGTTGACGCGTTAAAGGCATTTATTACCGATAAATCCCTGAAGCTCTTCGAAAAGCACGGCGTCCTCTCTAAAAAAGAGCTCCATTCCCGTTATGACATCTACGTAGAGCATTACGCGAAACAGATCAACATTGAAGCGCTGATAGCGATCGATATGGCGAAAAAGCAATTGCTGCCTGCGGCGATCGAATACGCCACCTTTCTCGCGGACTCGATCAGCAGCTTCAAGACAGTGTCAGCGCCGTTCCCCGTTCAACAGGACATCCTGAAGAAACTGGGTTCGCTGCTCGCATCGTCCTACAAAAGTCTTGAAAAGCTTGAAACAGCGGTTGCAAAAACCCAGGGGATCACCGATACCGTGAAGAGGGCGGAAAACTACAGGGATAAGGTCGTCACGGCAATGCAGGCCCTGCGGACCGATATCGACGCACTGGAGATGATCGTCCCCAGTGATATGTGGCCCGTTCCCACTTACACGGAGTTGTTGTTTAAACTGTAG